In Sutterella faecalis, a genomic segment contains:
- the rpoN gene encoding RNA polymerase factor sigma-54, whose product MSPSISASLAAQLAQQQTLAPQQQYALRLLRMNALELLAEADLAAEENPLLEREAQEEAAETESAPSLHEESEAVRGEDETPFPEDRGPLENIYSGWSGSGADHADETPAVERVAAQSSLRDDLIAELNSLSTDELTHELVISLIEELDDSGFLPQSLAETAESLKRIVSAPLNAWQKALALLQTFDPPGVGASSPAESLALQVRRRMESGSVQKDTGELLIELILKHLKEIAADDSKALLAAAGGDSKKLDAALSLLKTLNPHPAANYASEATQYVIADITIRRESGHWRAFLNPGAQPGLRLSAMAQTIAVDESTPFGRYLTEARRLISGIEARQTTLLRAAEFATERQQAFFEKGRAALLPLTIGEAAAALGLSDSTVSRAVSGKYFQCPLGTFELRSLFLLPAVQAVDAEGLSASVTPLRIRARISELIAQENPEKRLSDQALTDLLRAEGFDITRRTVAKYRDLEGIPTARLRRDKTSVLSE is encoded by the coding sequence ATGTCGCCGAGCATTTCCGCTTCTCTCGCCGCCCAGCTCGCTCAGCAGCAGACGCTCGCTCCGCAGCAGCAGTACGCGCTCAGGCTGCTGCGCATGAATGCGCTCGAACTTTTGGCCGAAGCCGACCTTGCTGCAGAGGAAAATCCGCTTCTTGAGCGTGAAGCGCAGGAAGAGGCAGCGGAAACCGAATCCGCTCCGTCACTGCACGAGGAAAGCGAAGCGGTTCGCGGCGAAGATGAGACGCCTTTCCCCGAAGATCGCGGTCCGCTCGAAAACATTTATTCCGGCTGGTCGGGCTCCGGCGCTGACCACGCTGACGAGACTCCGGCGGTGGAGCGTGTTGCCGCGCAGTCATCGCTGCGCGACGATCTCATCGCCGAACTGAATTCCCTCAGCACAGACGAACTGACGCATGAGCTCGTCATCTCGCTTATTGAGGAGCTTGACGACTCCGGATTTCTGCCGCAGTCGTTGGCAGAAACTGCTGAAAGTCTTAAAAGAATCGTTTCCGCACCGCTGAATGCCTGGCAGAAGGCGCTGGCGCTGCTGCAGACCTTCGATCCGCCCGGCGTCGGCGCCTCATCCCCTGCAGAAAGTCTCGCGCTGCAGGTCCGCCGCCGCATGGAATCAGGCTCCGTTCAAAAAGACACCGGCGAACTCCTTATCGAACTCATTCTGAAGCACCTGAAGGAGATTGCGGCCGATGACAGCAAGGCGCTCCTCGCAGCAGCCGGGGGCGACAGCAAGAAGCTTGATGCAGCGCTTTCGCTTCTCAAAACCCTCAACCCGCATCCGGCCGCCAACTATGCGAGCGAAGCCACTCAGTACGTCATCGCCGACATCACGATCAGGCGCGAGAGCGGTCATTGGCGGGCCTTTCTTAATCCCGGGGCCCAGCCGGGACTTCGGCTTTCCGCCATGGCACAGACCATTGCAGTGGATGAATCCACGCCATTCGGGCGGTACCTTACGGAAGCGCGGCGCCTCATTTCCGGTATAGAAGCACGACAGACCACTCTGCTTCGAGCGGCTGAATTTGCGACCGAACGCCAGCAGGCTTTTTTTGAAAAAGGCCGCGCGGCATTGCTGCCGCTTACCATCGGCGAGGCTGCCGCCGCACTCGGACTCTCTGATTCAACCGTTTCCCGCGCGGTGTCCGGGAAGTATTTCCAGTGCCCGCTCGGCACATTTGAGCTTCGCAGCCTCTTTCTTCTTCCAGCGGTACAGGCCGTTGATGCCGAAGGGCTCAGCGCCTCCGTTACGCCTCTGCGCATCCGCGCACGCATCTCTGAGCTTATCGCCCAGGAAAATCCTGAAAAGCGGCTTTCCGATCAGGCGCTTACAGATCTACTTCGCGCCGAAGGCTTTGACATCACGCGCCGCACTGTAGCGAAGTACCGTGATCTTGAAGGCATCCCAACGGCCCGCCTGCGCAGGGACAAGACTTCTGTTCTCTCTGAATGA
- a CDS encoding PTS sugar transporter subunit IIA, which translates to MTLLTPYLKLESVRLDLNLSSQKRLFEEASLAFERAYGVPHDEAFAALMERERIGSTAVGHGCAVPHGRLAELESPAIVFLRTLAPLKVSAPDNQGVQLFFAILVPAKNPGDHLALLRETAGIFGDEKTREALLRAPDAMSFLEILSQWSPASESEKLS; encoded by the coding sequence ATGACTCTTCTCACACCCTATCTCAAGCTTGAATCCGTCAGGCTTGACCTCAATCTCTCCAGCCAAAAACGACTCTTTGAGGAAGCCTCGCTTGCTTTTGAACGAGCTTACGGCGTGCCTCACGATGAGGCATTCGCCGCTCTCATGGAGCGCGAACGAATCGGCTCGACTGCAGTGGGTCACGGGTGCGCCGTGCCGCACGGCAGACTCGCCGAACTGGAAAGTCCGGCCATTGTTTTCCTGCGAACGCTCGCCCCCCTCAAGGTGTCCGCTCCGGACAATCAGGGCGTTCAGCTCTTTTTCGCGATTCTTGTGCCCGCAAAGAATCCAGGAGACCATCTCGCGCTTCTCAGGGAAACCGCCGGCATCTTCGGCGACGAGAAAACCCGCGAAGCGCTGCTCAGGGCGCCCGATGCGATGAGCTTCCTTGAAATACTCTCGCAGTGGTCGCCCGCATCAGAATCCGAAAAATTATCCTGA
- the rapZ gene encoding RNase adapter RapZ, translated as MQLIIVTGLSGGGKSIAVRQLEDSGFYCIDNLPGEFLLPVAKSLAASGTRAAAVAIDARSHATFDKALEAFEELKREGFDMRVLFLTASNEELIRRFSETRRRHPLSTHAEHLDQELTLQEAIRLERALLAPVAQIAHVMDTSRLLPSQLRRWVQQFIGAPSAKLTLTFESFGYKRGLPFASDLVFDVRCLPNPYYLPELRPLTGMDKPVADYLAGQPLVGEMIADIARFIEKWLPHYTAQNRHYLTVCIGCTGGQHRSVYVAEALGRHFAKRAGTIVRHRAVEAATPAEAKLQTE; from the coding sequence ATGCAGCTCATCATCGTCACGGGACTCTCCGGCGGCGGCAAGTCGATTGCCGTGCGGCAGCTTGAAGACAGCGGCTTTTACTGCATCGACAATCTGCCGGGCGAATTTCTCCTCCCCGTTGCAAAAAGCCTGGCCGCGAGCGGAACGCGTGCTGCGGCCGTGGCGATCGACGCACGCTCGCATGCGACTTTCGACAAGGCGCTCGAAGCGTTTGAGGAATTGAAGCGCGAGGGCTTTGACATGCGCGTGCTCTTTCTCACCGCTTCGAATGAGGAACTCATCCGGCGCTTTTCAGAAACGCGCCGCCGACATCCTTTGAGCACGCATGCGGAACACCTCGACCAGGAACTGACGCTCCAGGAAGCCATCCGGCTCGAGCGGGCGCTGCTCGCCCCCGTTGCGCAGATCGCTCACGTGATGGATACGAGCCGTCTCCTGCCGTCGCAGCTTCGCCGCTGGGTGCAGCAGTTCATCGGAGCGCCCTCCGCCAAACTGACGCTCACCTTTGAATCCTTCGGCTACAAGCGGGGCCTGCCCTTCGCCTCAGACCTTGTCTTTGACGTAAGGTGCCTGCCGAACCCCTACTACCTCCCGGAACTGCGGCCCCTCACCGGCATGGACAAGCCCGTAGCCGACTATCTGGCCGGGCAGCCTCTTGTCGGAGAAATGATTGCCGACATCGCGCGCTTCATTGAAAAGTGGCTGCCGCATTACACCGCGCAGAACCGCCACTACCTTACGGTTTGCATCGGCTGCACGGGCGGTCAGCACCGCTCCGTTTATGTTGCAGAAGCGCTGGGCCGGCACTTTGCCAAGCGTGCGGGCACGATTGTCCGCCACCGTGCGGTGGAAGCGGCCACGCCTGCGGAAGCCAAGCTTCAGACGGAGTAG
- the mutY gene encoding A/G-specific adenine glycosylase: protein MKQTTFSRTLVEWQRSCGRRTLPWQAFDTPYERLVSEVMLQQTQVATVIPYYERFLKRFPTVESLAEAPEEELMRLWAGLGYYARARNLQRAAAHVVSNLRGKFPTRVKGLLTLPGVGPSTAAAVAAFTSHEARFPMIDGNVKRVCARIRMIPGRVGQKTFEKKVRQCAKALMPGSDLIADYTQGLMDLGSQICRKRNPKCTLCPVRTLCRAADANPEDFPKPKKSLEKKERHLLLGFAVSAEGLWLRPNSDSIWRGLWVPCVREIPAEESKGLLFPSDFGLDAEWKTVCLGNSQRELTHQRLFIQAAAFISREGALKAEGYSAFLPGRDEMPGMPTPVRTLAKAALQVAGYSV from the coding sequence ATGAAACAGACGACCTTTTCCCGCACGCTTGTTGAATGGCAGCGCTCATGCGGCAGACGCACGCTGCCGTGGCAGGCTTTTGATACCCCCTATGAACGGCTTGTATCCGAAGTCATGCTGCAGCAGACGCAGGTAGCCACGGTGATCCCTTATTACGAGAGGTTTCTGAAAAGATTCCCGACGGTGGAATCGCTCGCAGAAGCTCCTGAAGAGGAGCTCATGCGGCTTTGGGCCGGACTCGGCTATTACGCCCGGGCAAGGAATCTGCAGCGCGCTGCCGCGCATGTCGTATCCAATCTTAGAGGAAAGTTTCCGACACGCGTGAAGGGTCTGCTGACGCTTCCGGGCGTTGGCCCCTCAACGGCAGCGGCCGTAGCGGCCTTTACGAGTCATGAGGCGAGGTTCCCGATGATTGACGGCAACGTCAAGCGAGTCTGTGCAAGGATTCGGATGATTCCCGGTCGGGTAGGTCAAAAGACCTTTGAAAAAAAGGTCCGGCAATGCGCGAAGGCGCTGATGCCCGGAAGCGACCTGATTGCGGACTATACGCAGGGGCTCATGGATCTCGGAAGCCAGATTTGCCGCAAACGAAATCCAAAATGCACGTTGTGCCCGGTTCGGACTTTGTGCCGGGCCGCGGATGCTAATCCGGAGGATTTCCCAAAGCCCAAGAAATCTCTCGAGAAAAAAGAGCGGCATCTGCTTCTTGGATTTGCTGTTTCTGCTGAAGGACTTTGGCTGCGCCCGAACAGCGACTCAATCTGGCGTGGGCTTTGGGTGCCCTGCGTGCGGGAAATTCCTGCTGAGGAGTCGAAGGGGCTGTTATTCCCTTCGGATTTTGGTCTTGATGCCGAGTGGAAGACGGTTTGCCTGGGGAATTCCCAGCGAGAGCTCACGCATCAGCGGCTTTTCATTCAGGCCGCTGCGTTTATTTCGCGTGAGGGAGCGTTGAAGGCCGAAGGCTACAGCGCATTTCTCCCCGGGCGGGATGAAATGCCCGGGATGCCAACTCCGGTGCGGACGCTTGCAAAGGCCGCGCTCCAGGTTGCCGGCTACTCCGTCTGA
- a CDS encoding tetratricopeptide repeat protein, translating into MPTGRFSSLPAAVLAAAMTATHAMPGMPAGHPAVSMPDRTLFELIAAGVAIHRNDPDFAYAAWMDAAQKEHNPEIAELAWQAAVASRQPGKALEAAQLWLRLDPKSEKALQTILADAVERNDQQRIVETLAKMEKALSPDDEKKGDWVERLLDVLGHTAKPGAGLQKLSDALAPYAARYPKRADIGIGYAQLLSRSGKLNLACTRAEGAIRQAPDDPELLGRAADICWPADTAKTRSLLRQYLKRHPDDSLVLLISGRVEQRLGERAQALATLDRAMKKGTKDARIALNAGQLAADLNDAARTEKFLLRYVELLKEESEEIDLSRLEVWLQMGNAALMQKAPERAAEYFHELQGGPFALQARIREALALTDTGRNDEALLVLRNARKTLPLDAAALYSAETKLLLELDRRDEAIKLINEAVEKLPSEPGVLYDAAMVEEESGNTAAAEKHLEALIKLSPNHVEALNALGYLWADGNRNLKEARELLERAYKAEPLNPFILDSMGWLCFREGRLKAAAEFTSASLKRLWDAEVSAHLVEILARDGRTAEAQRMLADYASRTSASEAKALADRLSLKLSSLPEAKE; encoded by the coding sequence ATGCCCACCGGCAGATTCAGTTCACTCCCCGCCGCAGTTCTTGCCGCCGCCATGACTGCAACGCACGCCATGCCCGGCATGCCGGCAGGACATCCTGCCGTCTCCATGCCAGACCGCACGCTTTTCGAACTTATTGCCGCGGGCGTCGCCATCCATCGTAATGATCCGGACTTTGCTTATGCCGCCTGGATGGATGCAGCCCAAAAAGAGCACAACCCTGAAATCGCCGAACTCGCCTGGCAGGCGGCAGTAGCCAGCCGGCAACCGGGGAAAGCGCTCGAAGCGGCGCAGCTCTGGCTGCGCCTTGACCCCAAATCCGAAAAAGCCCTTCAGACGATACTGGCTGATGCCGTTGAACGGAATGATCAGCAGAGAATCGTGGAAACGCTCGCCAAAATGGAAAAAGCGCTCTCTCCGGATGATGAGAAGAAGGGTGACTGGGTTGAGCGTCTTCTCGACGTACTCGGCCATACGGCCAAACCCGGTGCCGGGCTCCAGAAACTCAGCGATGCGCTAGCCCCCTATGCGGCCCGCTACCCGAAGCGCGCCGACATCGGCATCGGCTATGCGCAGCTTCTTTCGCGCTCCGGAAAGCTGAATCTCGCCTGTACGCGTGCCGAGGGAGCCATCCGCCAGGCCCCCGACGACCCTGAACTGCTCGGGCGCGCGGCCGACATCTGCTGGCCTGCCGATACGGCAAAAACGCGTTCGCTCTTACGTCAATATCTCAAGCGCCACCCCGACGACAGTCTTGTGCTGTTGATTTCTGGCCGCGTCGAGCAGCGCCTCGGCGAACGAGCACAAGCGCTCGCCACGCTCGACCGCGCCATGAAGAAGGGCACTAAGGATGCCCGCATTGCACTCAATGCCGGGCAGCTCGCCGCCGACCTTAATGATGCCGCCCGCACAGAAAAATTCCTTCTGCGCTATGTCGAGCTCCTGAAGGAGGAAAGCGAAGAAATCGATCTCTCGCGTCTTGAAGTTTGGCTTCAGATGGGCAACGCCGCACTCATGCAGAAAGCCCCCGAGCGCGCTGCTGAATATTTTCATGAGCTTCAGGGCGGGCCTTTTGCGCTTCAGGCTCGGATCCGCGAGGCGCTTGCCCTCACAGACACGGGCAGGAACGATGAGGCGCTCCTCGTTCTCCGAAACGCCCGAAAGACGCTGCCCCTTGATGCCGCTGCCCTTTATTCAGCCGAAACGAAGCTCCTCCTTGAACTCGATCGCCGGGATGAAGCAATAAAGCTCATCAATGAAGCCGTCGAAAAACTCCCGTCAGAACCTGGCGTTCTCTACGACGCCGCCATGGTGGAGGAGGAATCCGGGAATACGGCCGCAGCAGAGAAGCACCTCGAAGCGCTTATCAAGCTCAGCCCCAATCATGTTGAAGCGCTCAACGCCCTCGGATACCTTTGGGCGGACGGCAACCGCAATCTCAAAGAGGCCCGGGAGCTTCTCGAGCGTGCCTACAAGGCAGAACCCCTCAACCCCTTCATCCTCGATTCGATGGGATGGCTCTGCTTCCGGGAAGGCCGTCTCAAGGCTGCCGCGGAATTTACGAGCGCATCCCTTAAGCGCCTCTGGGACGCTGAGGTATCCGCCCATCTGGTAGAAATCCTTGCGCGCGACGGACGCACTGCGGAAGCGCAAAGAATGCTTGCGGATTACGCGTCGCGCACCAGCGCGTCCGAGGCTAAGGCCCTCGCTGACCGCCTCTCTCTCAAGCTTTCCTCTCTTCCTGAGGCCAAGGAATGA
- a CDS encoding lipoprotein insertase outer membrane protein LolB produces the protein MMKRRLILSAIAAALLAAGCASPLANARTWKGRFALRSEKENLSGRFELTDAPGLLRLDLLTPLSGILARIEETSGGAIFMKSLSDPGVRGKNLEALMDSLLGFSLPVHDLLSLLRNGAEARDLSSQTWQCRILSRFPNGAPQRLRIEHGSPNALQVTLFIDEAL, from the coding sequence ATGATGAAGCGGCGCCTCATCCTTTCCGCAATCGCTGCAGCGCTTCTTGCTGCCGGGTGCGCCTCACCGCTCGCCAATGCGCGTACGTGGAAGGGACGCTTCGCACTCCGAAGCGAAAAAGAAAACCTTTCCGGACGCTTTGAACTCACCGACGCCCCGGGACTCCTGCGGCTCGATCTCCTCACTCCGCTTTCGGGCATCCTTGCCCGCATTGAGGAAACTTCCGGGGGAGCCATTTTCATGAAGAGTCTCTCGGATCCCGGCGTCAGGGGCAAAAACCTTGAAGCGCTCATGGACTCGCTCCTTGGGTTCTCGCTCCCGGTTCACGACCTTCTTTCTCTCCTCAGAAACGGGGCTGAAGCCCGGGATCTCTCATCCCAGACCTGGCAATGCCGCATCCTTTCAAGGTTCCCGAACGGCGCCCCTCAGCGCCTTCGCATCGAACACGGTTCCCCAAACGCCCTTCAGGTCACGCTTTTCATCGATGAGGCTCTCTGA
- the ispE gene encoding 4-(cytidine 5'-diphospho)-2-C-methyl-D-erythritol kinase, producing the protein MPAASQAPRKFIGLPAPAKLNLFLHVIGRRADGKHLLESIFILIDLADELDFSLRDDGAIVRTGDLECEAENDLCVRAADALRKAANKPQAGAEIHVKKHIPAGAGMGGGSSDAATTLIALNRLWGLDLPREELARIGEALGADIPFFIRGKNAFVEGIGEIITPMDVPPAEYAVLWPGRGVSTAKIFSSPSLTRDSESLKIAIFSDFLRNRWPELPGHNDLQKTAVGLEPAILQALDALAPFGEARMTGSGSAVFALNRTGSAEPASLMERIPVDWRFFSVRSLPEHPLCAWTRSAEEESTGV; encoded by the coding sequence ATGCCCGCTGCTTCTCAGGCGCCGCGCAAGTTCATCGGTCTCCCCGCGCCGGCAAAGCTTAATCTTTTCCTTCATGTGATCGGCCGCCGTGCCGACGGGAAGCACCTTCTTGAATCCATCTTCATTCTGATTGATCTCGCCGACGAGCTCGACTTCAGCCTGCGGGATGACGGCGCCATCGTACGCACGGGAGATCTGGAGTGCGAGGCTGAGAACGACCTCTGCGTTCGTGCTGCAGACGCGCTTCGAAAAGCTGCAAACAAACCGCAGGCAGGGGCAGAAATTCACGTCAAAAAGCACATTCCGGCTGGCGCCGGCATGGGCGGCGGAAGTTCCGACGCCGCCACGACCCTTATTGCGCTCAATCGTCTCTGGGGACTTGACCTTCCTCGAGAGGAGCTCGCCCGGATAGGTGAAGCGCTCGGCGCCGATATTCCTTTCTTCATCAGAGGAAAAAACGCTTTTGTTGAAGGTATCGGAGAAATCATTACGCCGATGGATGTCCCTCCCGCCGAATACGCTGTCCTCTGGCCTGGACGCGGTGTTTCCACTGCGAAAATTTTCTCTTCACCTTCCTTGACAAGGGATAGTGAATCCTTGAAAATAGCCATCTTTTCCGACTTTCTCCGGAACCGCTGGCCTGAGCTCCCCGGACATAATGACCTGCAGAAAACTGCAGTCGGTCTTGAGCCTGCGATCCTTCAAGCCCTGGACGCGCTTGCGCCCTTCGGCGAAGCCCGCATGACCGGCTCCGGAAGCGCTGTCTTCGCACTGAACAGGACCGGTTCGGCCGAACCTGCATCTCTGATGGAACGCATCCCTGTTGACTGGCGTTTCTTCAGCGTTCGCAGTCTCCCCGAGCATCCGCTCTGCGCGTGGACGCGCAGTGCCGAAGAAGAAAGCACAGGGGTGTAG
- a CDS encoding ribose-phosphate pyrophosphokinase, with translation MVPESMMVFAGNANPKLAQAVTEYLHIPLGRASVARFSDGEVSVQLLDTVRGKDVFVLQSTCAPTNDNLMELLIMVDALKRASARRITAAIPYYGYARQDRRPRSARVAISAKVVANMLQSAGVDHVLTMDLHADQIQGFFDIPVDNIYATPVLLADLHARHLENPIVVSPDVGGVVRARAMAKAIESDLAIIDKRRPRANVAEIMNIIGDVKGRTCIITDDIVDTAGTLCNAAGALKERGALGVVAYITHPVLSGAAIDRITNSALDELVVTDTIPLSPAAQACPKIRQVSCAAIIGETLSRIAREASVSSLFAE, from the coding sequence ATGGTGCCGGAAAGCATGATGGTCTTTGCAGGCAATGCCAATCCCAAGCTTGCCCAGGCCGTCACCGAATATCTCCACATTCCCCTCGGCCGCGCGTCGGTTGCCCGCTTCAGCGACGGCGAGGTCAGCGTTCAGCTGCTGGACACGGTCCGCGGCAAGGACGTCTTCGTTCTGCAGAGCACCTGTGCTCCGACGAACGACAATCTGATGGAGCTGCTGATCATGGTGGATGCGCTCAAGCGCGCTTCTGCCCGCCGCATCACGGCTGCGATTCCTTACTACGGCTACGCCCGTCAGGACCGCCGTCCGCGTTCGGCCCGCGTTGCCATCTCGGCGAAGGTTGTCGCCAACATGCTGCAGTCTGCCGGCGTTGACCATGTCCTTACGATGGACCTGCATGCTGACCAGATTCAGGGCTTCTTCGACATTCCCGTCGACAACATTTACGCCACGCCGGTGCTCCTTGCCGACCTTCACGCCCGTCACCTCGAGAACCCCATCGTGGTCTCGCCCGACGTCGGCGGCGTTGTTCGCGCACGCGCCATGGCAAAGGCCATCGAGTCCGATCTCGCCATCATCGACAAGCGCCGTCCTCGCGCCAATGTTGCTGAGATCATGAACATCATCGGCGATGTGAAGGGCCGCACCTGCATCATCACCGACGACATCGTCGACACTGCCGGCACGCTCTGCAATGCAGCCGGAGCCCTCAAGGAACGCGGTGCGCTCGGCGTTGTGGCCTACATCACGCATCCGGTGCTCTCGGGCGCCGCGATCGATCGCATTACCAATTCCGCTCTGGACGAACTGGTTGTGACGGATACCATTCCGCTCTCGCCTGCCGCCCAGGCTTGCCCGAAGATCCGCCAGGTTTCCTGTGCGGCCATCATCGGCGAAACCCTCTCGCGCATCGCGCGCGAAGCCTCCGTGAGCAGCCTGTTCGCGGAGTAA
- a CDS encoding 50S ribosomal protein L25/general stress protein Ctc — protein sequence MKVIATTRKAQGTGASRRLRRADKLPGIVYGGNQPAAPIELEHNPIFFALRKEKFHASILTMELDGVEQLVVLRAFQMHPYKPQVMHIDFQRIMPDQEVTMRVPLHFSGEEISPAVKVSKCIISHTVSYVEVACLPRDLPEFIEVDLSKMEDGMTLHSTELVVPAGVRVVTDSVVASVITPVEEVVTAPAADAAAPAADAAAAAPAADAAK from the coding sequence ATGAAAGTCATCGCCACCACGCGCAAGGCGCAAGGTACGGGTGCGAGCCGCCGTCTGCGTCGTGCGGACAAGCTGCCGGGCATCGTCTACGGCGGCAACCAGCCCGCTGCGCCGATCGAGCTCGAACACAATCCGATCTTCTTTGCCCTTCGCAAGGAAAAGTTCCACGCTTCGATCCTGACGATGGAGCTTGACGGCGTCGAGCAGCTCGTTGTTCTGCGCGCCTTCCAGATGCATCCCTACAAGCCGCAGGTCATGCACATCGACTTCCAGCGCATCATGCCGGATCAGGAAGTCACGATGCGCGTGCCGCTGCACTTCTCGGGCGAAGAAATCAGCCCGGCCGTCAAGGTTTCGAAGTGCATCATTTCGCACACCGTTTCCTACGTCGAAGTGGCCTGCCTGCCGCGCGATCTTCCGGAATTCATTGAGGTCGACCTCTCGAAGATGGAAGACGGCATGACGCTGCACTCCACCGAACTCGTGGTCCCGGCCGGCGTTCGCGTTGTCACTGACAGCGTTGTCGCCTCCGTCATTACGCCGGTTGAAGAAGTCGTCACTGCTCCGGCTGCTGACGCTGCTGCCCCGGCCGCTGACGCTGCCGCCGCCGCTCCCGCCGCTGATGCCGCCAAGTAA